The genomic DNA CTTGTTTAGTTGCAATAGGGGTGTAATAAGCGTGGCGAATATCATCATTCGCCACATTATCTTCAACAATAGCCTGAGTCGCTATGACCGCAACGATGGCCACTGATTGACTCATAAACGGGTTGGCATTGACAAGCTGACTTGCTAATAACGCTGCGCAAGCGAGGCTATAGCTTAATAACGTCAGTAATGATCGCTGCCAGTATCTAAGCATCGATTATTTTTGTGACATAATATTTTGAATAATGGCCGTGGTTGACACACCATCTTCAAATCCAAGCACTTCGACCTTACCGCCCGCTGCTATCACTTCAGCACCACCGGCAATATCTTCCACCTTATAATCACCACCTTTAACTAAAGAATCGGGTAATAAGCGCGTAATAATCCGTTGCGGCGTGTCTTCAGAGAATGGAACCACCCAATCTACCGCTGCTAGGCCCGCTAATACCGCCATACGGCGATCAACCGTGTTGACTGGACGTCCAGGGCCTTTTAACCGTGTAACCGAGTCATCATCATTCACAGCAACAATGAGGCGATGACCTAACGCTTTGGCTTGCTGTAAATAACTCACATGACCCGCGTGTAGAATATCAAAACAACCATTGGTCATCACAATACGTTCACCGCGTAAACGTGCCTGATCCATCGCATAAGCTAATTGATCTTCTGTCATCACCCCAAAGCCAGACTCGCCATGGTTAAGGGCTAATGCCTGAATTAATTCGATGCGGCTGACCGTCGAGGTACCGAGTTTACCCACAACCACGCCTGCTGCGGTATTGGCAATCGCACAAGCTTGCGCTAACGTCGCGCCCGCAGCAATGGATGTCGCTAAGGCTGAGATCACGGTATCACCGGCACCCGTTACATCGTGAACTTCACGGGCAACCGTTGGAATGTGCAGTTCAGGTTGATCTTGCGATACTAAGGTCATGCCTTTTTCTGAACGAGTCACTAAAATGGCATCAAAATCATGCAATTTAATCAGTTTTAGGGCTTTTTCGATTAAATCATTTTCGCTGGTCACCGTACCGACAACCGCCTCAAACTCACTCATATTTGGCGTAATTAATGACGCACCATGATAACGGGCAAAATCATGCCCCTTAGGATCAACTAATACTTTTACCCCTTTGGCTCGCGCTTTAGCAATAAAATCCTTAGGTTCATCAATGGCGCCTTTGGCATAATCTGACAATACCAATACATCAACATTGTCTAAAATGGCTTCGCTTTGAGCGAATAACGCTTGGCTAGTGGCTTTATCAAACGGTTCTTCAAAATCTAAGCGGATCAATTGCTGATTGCGCGACAAAACGCGTAATTTAGTAATCGTTGGCTTGTCGGCGACCGTTAACCACTGTGGCTCAACGCCAAACACTTTCACCCCTTGGGTTAATGCTTGCGCGGTTTCATCTTGACCTACAATACCCGCTAGGTGGACATGCCCACCTAATGTAGCAATGTTTAATGCCACGTTGGCGGCACCGCCGGGTCTATCTTCGATTTGATTAATTTTAACAACAGGTACCGGGGCTTCGGGTGAAATGCGTCCCGTAGGGCCTACCCAATAGCGATCTAACATCACATCGCCAATCACTAAAACGCGCGCATTTTCAAAAGCGGGGAGAGAAACCTTCATGGTGTATTCGCTGTCTTGTAAAATTTAACCATGATTGTACCTAATTTTCAGCAAAATATGAGGTAGAATAACAAATAATTTTTATGAACTAGACGAGTTATCTGTGGTCGAGAAAGCCGAATTTTCTTCTGATTTATATCATCCTAAACATTGGCTAATGTGGTTTGGCGTCGGGTTAATGCGCTTGACCTTGTTATTACCCTTACCGTGGCAAATGAATATTGGCAGTGCACTTGGCCGATTAGTGATGAAAATAGCCAGTGGTCGAACCCATACCGCAAGGCGTAACATCGATTTATGCTTTCCAGATATGAGTGATACAGACAAACAACAACTGCTTAAGCGGACCTTTGAAGAAACCGGCAAAGCCTTATTTGATACCATTAACGCCTGGTGGTGGTCAAACGATCGCGTCCAGCAACACATGACGATTAAAGGCACTGAACATGTTAGTCAAAGCTTGGACAGTGGCAAAGGGGTGATTTTATTTGCGGTGCATTGCCTACCACTTGAAATGGGCGCGCGTATATTTGGTCAATTTGCCCCTGGTATTGGGGTATATCGTCCACACAACAATCCGGTAATGGAATACTTACAAGTAAAAGGTCGCTTACGCTCAAATAAAGGCTTAGTGCCTAAGCGTGACGTGCGCCAAATGATCCGCAGTTTACGCAGCCCTGACGTGATTTGGTACACAGCGGACCAAGACTTTGGCCGCTCAAGCGCGGTGTTTATTCCTTTCTTTGGGGTACCGGATGCAGCCACCATTACCGGTGCAACCTCTCTGGCGAGATTAGGCAAAGCCAATGTTGTGCCTTTTTTTGTTGAACGTAATGCTGATGATAACGGCTATACCCTCGAGATCATGGCGCCTTTAGATAACTTTCCCGGCGACAATGAAACTGATGACGCCATCCGAGGCAACCAGATAATTGAACAACTGATTAGCCGCAACAAACCACAATATATGTGGCTGCATCGTCGCTTTAAAACGCGTCCCACCGAAGATACACCCTCGTTATATGACTGAAGTTAGTTAATCGAGCGGCCGTATTGGTCATAAAAGCGTCTTTAGACGCTTTTTTATTGGCTCATCATTTACCACTCGTTTGATTTGTTACACCTAATACCATGCCAATTTATCAATGTGGTGACACGATTATCGATGTTGATTTGAAAAGCCACACCGCAAAGCGCAAAAACATTGCCACTACCAACGCAGTTTTGATGGCGTTTATTGAGAACATAATGATCCGAGCAGTATGGGGGGAACTTAGCATGAAGAGGCATATTGACACCCAAACCTTCACCGCACTAGCCCGGCAGGAATCGTCATTATATAAAATCACACATTTCACTGAGCGACTTCTTTTCCAGTGCATGTTGTGGGATGGTCGCATCATCTGCAGGATACCCAGCAATAATAAGCATATAGGGGCGTTCATTATCATTGTCGCGCCCACACACTTTACTTAAAAAGCTCATCGGTTTTGGGGTGTGCGTTAAAGTACCAAGGCCTGCGTGATGCAATGCTTGGATTAAAAATCCCGTCGCAATCCCCACTGATTCATGGACATAATAATTACTCTTTTGTTCACCCGCCGCTTCGGTGCGTTTTTTACTGAACACAGCAATTAGCCAAGGCGCATGTTCTAAATACGGTTTATCGGCGTTAGTCCCTAAAGGTTTCAATGCCGCTAACCATTCCTCGCCGGCACGACCGGCATAAAACGCTTGCTCTAATGCCTCAGCTTGTTGACGAATTTGCGCTTTTATTTGCGGACTGTTAATTGCCACAAAATGCCACGGCTGATGGTTGGCCCCATTAGGTGCCGTGCCCGCCGCTAAAATGCACTGTTCAATAATGGCTTGCGGGACTGCACGGTCAGAAAACGCCCTAATAGAATGACGCCGTTTAACCTGCTGGTAATTATCTTGTGCCCGTTTGAGCATTTCATCGGGTGAATATTCAATAAAATCGGTCAGAGGTAAATGCGTTTGGGTCATAATGGATCCTAATGATTACGCTTACTTGTTACTGTTATGTTGAGCTTACACTCATGTGTGTTGCGATAACGCTAGTTTTTTGGAATAACACTAATATTTCTGCAAAAACACTAATATTTCTGCAAAAACACTAATATTTCTGCAAAAATACTACGCTAACAAACAGGATAATAATGACTATTAAAATATTCTTATTGAAACCATTGGAGCGACAGATTAGAGTCTATGCGAGTCAGTTTAGCTTTCTAAAGGATCATATGATTGCAGTAATAATAGGTGCGACGGGGTTAGTGGGTAATACCTTACTGGCTCGCATCATTGAAAGTGAACAGTATAGTAAAGTATTGGTCATTGGCCGTTCGGAACCTAATTTGGTCGAACATCAATTTGGCGCCGAAAAAGTACAGTTTATTGACAGCCAGCTTGACGAACTTCATGAACTTACATTGGCAGACAAAGTGGATCATGCCTTTTGCTGTTTAGGTACCACTATCAAGCAAGCTGGTAGCGAAGAGGCCTTTATTCAGGTTGATAAATTAGCCGTACTGGCCTTTGCTAAACTGTGTCAAACCCAAGCAAATCCTTCGCTTAAATTTATGGTAGTGACCTCACTGGGTGCGGATGCTAAATCAAGCGTGTTTTATAACCGGATAAAAGGCGAGGTTGAACAAGCGCTTAAGGCGTTGTCCTTACCGGTAATGAATATTTTTCAACCCAGTTTATTATTAGGACCTCGAGATAATAGACGTCTTCTGGAAGATATTGGCCAAACCATTTTGGGGGGGTTATCGTTTTTGTTTATCGGCCCGCTGCGTCAATATCAGCCCATTGATGCACAAATGGTCGCGGAGTCGATGTACCAAGTCGCTCTGAAGCCTCAAGTCGCTCCCACCACTCAAATTATCACTAATGCCATGATGCATCACTGTCATTATTCATAAGAGTACGCTCGACAATAATGCATGTTTGTGACAAGTTAATACCAATGTGTTGTTTAATGCTAACGACATAAAAGTATAACTGTAACGATTAAGTAAGGAGAACGAGATGAGTGATGCTAACGATTTAACCTTAAATGAAGTCTGTGAAATACTCGACAAAAGCCCTACTACAATTAAGCGTTATGCTCGCGAAAATTTACTGTTCACTGAACAACACGGTAATGTGCTTAGTTTTAATAAAGCCGAAGTGATGCGTTATTTAGCGTTTTCTGAACGTTAATCCCTCTTTACCCGTTTAACGTTCTTTGCTCAAAGTTCTTTACTAAAAGTTCTCTGCTAAAAAAATCCCCAAACCGTCATTGACAGTATTGGGGATTTTTTTATCGGCTTAGTGAGTACTGCACAGCAAGACGTTAGTCACCAAAGTCATCGAGTAAAATATTCTCCGACTCAACCCCTAAGCTTTCTAGCATAGCAATAACCGATGAATTCATCAGCGGAGGGCCACACATATAATACTCACAATCTTCCGGCGCTTTATGCTGTTTTAGGTAATTCTCGTACAGCACGTTATGGATAAAGCCTGTGTATCCGGTCCAATTATCTTCTGGCAATGGATCCGACAAGGCCACATTCCAAGTAAAATTGTCATTTTCAGCGGCAAGTTGATCAAAATCTTGTTGATAAAACACTTCGCGAGTTGAACGAGCCCCATACCAAAAGCTCATTTTACGCTTAGTGTTAACACTTTTTAGCTGATTAAAAATATGCGACCGCATTGGCGCCATGCCAGCACCACCACCAATAAACACCATTTCAGCATCGGTTTCTTTGACAAAAAACTCACCAAATGGACCCGAAATAGTCACCTTATCACCGGCTTTTAAGCTAAAGATATACGACGACATTTTCCCTGGTGGTAAACCGGCTTTAGGCGGGGTAGCGATACGTACATTAAGCAGTATACTGCCTTTTTCATCAGGATAATTGGCCATCGAATAAGCACGTAATACGTCTTCATCCACCGTAGAGACTAAATCAAATAAACCATACTTAACCCAGTCATCACGGTATTCGTCCGGAATATCAAAATCAGCATAACGGACTTGATGGGCAGGCGCTTCAATTTGAATGTAACCTCCAGCCTTAAATAACACGTCTTCGCCTTCGGGAATTTTTAATAACAGTTCTTTAATAAAGGTCGCTTGGTTATTATTTGAAATAACCTCACATTGCCATTTTTTAACCCCAAAAATTTCTTCATCAATCTCAAGATCCATGTCGGTTCGCACGGCGACTTGACACGCCAAACGAGAGCCGTCTTTGGCTTCTTTTTTCGAGATATGATCCAGCTCAGTCGCTAAAATATCACCGCCACCGGCTTTCACTTTTACGCGGCATTGACCACAAGTACCACCACCGCCACAGGCTGATGGAATAAATATCTGTTGCCCAGACAATGCAGCCAATAATTTATCACCCGCAGGGGTTTGCACGCTTTTACTGGCATCACCATTAATGCTAATCGTCACATCACCGGTGTTCACCAATTTTCGTTTGGCGACTAAAATCACCACCACTAGCAAACTTACCACTATGGTAAACATGCCAATACCTATTGCCATTTCCATTAAATAACCCTTTTCTTTAATGCGTTATAACGTAATGCCCGCAAATGACATAAAGCCCAGAGCCATTAAGCCGGTGGTAATAAATGTGATCCCAATGCCTTGTAATCCATCAGGAATAGCATGAAACTTCATCCGTTCACGCAATCCTGCTAATAACACGATGGCCATCGCCCAACCCACAGCAGAACCCGCAGCAAAGACCACTGACTCAGTAAAGTTATAGTCACGGTTAGCCATAAAGATAACTCCGGCAAAAATGGCGCAATTGACCGTTAATAGCGGTAAGAAGATCCCTAATGACTGATATAAGGTCGGAATATAACGGTCTAAAAACATTTCTAAAATTTGCACTAACGCGGCTATCACCCCGATAAAGGTAATCAACTGTAAATAGCTTAAATTAAGTTCAGCAAACCCCGCCCACGCTAATGCGCCTGGCGCTAAGATATTGACGTAGATAATTTGATTGAGTGGCACTGCCAGCATCATCACCACAATCACTGCGATCCCTAAGCCAAATGCAGTT from Shewanella psychromarinicola includes the following:
- the hldE gene encoding bifunctional D-glycero-beta-D-manno-heptose-7-phosphate kinase/D-glycero-beta-D-manno-heptose 1-phosphate adenylyltransferase HldE produces the protein MKVSLPAFENARVLVIGDVMLDRYWVGPTGRISPEAPVPVVKINQIEDRPGGAANVALNIATLGGHVHLAGIVGQDETAQALTQGVKVFGVEPQWLTVADKPTITKLRVLSRNQQLIRLDFEEPFDKATSQALFAQSEAILDNVDVLVLSDYAKGAIDEPKDFIAKARAKGVKVLVDPKGHDFARYHGASLITPNMSEFEAVVGTVTSENDLIEKALKLIKLHDFDAILVTRSEKGMTLVSQDQPELHIPTVAREVHDVTGAGDTVISALATSIAAGATLAQACAIANTAAGVVVGKLGTSTVSRIELIQALALNHGESGFGVMTEDQLAYAMDQARLRGERIVMTNGCFDILHAGHVSYLQQAKALGHRLIVAVNDDDSVTRLKGPGRPVNTVDRRMAVLAGLAAVDWVVPFSEDTPQRIITRLLPDSLVKGGDYKVEDIAGGAEVIAAGGKVEVLGFEDGVSTTAIIQNIMSQK
- the lpxL gene encoding LpxL/LpxP family Kdo(2)-lipid IV(A) lauroyl/palmitoleoyl acyltransferase, which translates into the protein MVEKAEFSSDLYHPKHWLMWFGVGLMRLTLLLPLPWQMNIGSALGRLVMKIASGRTHTARRNIDLCFPDMSDTDKQQLLKRTFEETGKALFDTINAWWWSNDRVQQHMTIKGTEHVSQSLDSGKGVILFAVHCLPLEMGARIFGQFAPGIGVYRPHNNPVMEYLQVKGRLRSNKGLVPKRDVRQMIRSLRSPDVIWYTADQDFGRSSAVFIPFFGVPDAATITGATSLARLGKANVVPFFVERNADDNGYTLEIMAPLDNFPGDNETDDAIRGNQIIEQLISRNKPQYMWLHRRFKTRPTEDTPSLYD
- a CDS encoding nitroreductase family protein produces the protein MTQTHLPLTDFIEYSPDEMLKRAQDNYQQVKRRHSIRAFSDRAVPQAIIEQCILAAGTAPNGANHQPWHFVAINSPQIKAQIRQQAEALEQAFYAGRAGEEWLAALKPLGTNADKPYLEHAPWLIAVFSKKRTEAAGEQKSNYYVHESVGIATGFLIQALHHAGLGTLTHTPKPMSFLSKVCGRDNDNERPYMLIIAGYPADDATIPQHALEKKSLSEMCDFI
- a CDS encoding Rossmann-fold NAD(P)-binding domain-containing protein — its product is MIAVIIGATGLVGNTLLARIIESEQYSKVLVIGRSEPNLVEHQFGAEKVQFIDSQLDELHELTLADKVDHAFCCLGTTIKQAGSEEAFIQVDKLAVLAFAKLCQTQANPSLKFMVVTSLGADAKSSVFYNRIKGEVEQALKALSLPVMNIFQPSLLLGPRDNRRLLEDIGQTILGGLSFLFIGPLRQYQPIDAQMVAESMYQVALKPQVAPTTQIITNAMMHHCHYS
- a CDS encoding helix-turn-helix domain-containing protein, which encodes MSDANDLTLNEVCEILDKSPTTIKRYARENLLFTEQHGNVLSFNKAEVMRYLAFSER
- the nqrF gene encoding NADH:ubiquinone reductase (Na(+)-transporting) subunit F; translated protein: MEMAIGIGMFTIVVSLLVVVILVAKRKLVNTGDVTISINGDASKSVQTPAGDKLLAALSGQQIFIPSACGGGGTCGQCRVKVKAGGGDILATELDHISKKEAKDGSRLACQVAVRTDMDLEIDEEIFGVKKWQCEVISNNNQATFIKELLLKIPEGEDVLFKAGGYIQIEAPAHQVRYADFDIPDEYRDDWVKYGLFDLVSTVDEDVLRAYSMANYPDEKGSILLNVRIATPPKAGLPPGKMSSYIFSLKAGDKVTISGPFGEFFVKETDAEMVFIGGGAGMAPMRSHIFNQLKSVNTKRKMSFWYGARSTREVFYQQDFDQLAAENDNFTWNVALSDPLPEDNWTGYTGFIHNVLYENYLKQHKAPEDCEYYMCGPPLMNSSVIAMLESLGVESENILLDDFGD
- the nqrE gene encoding NADH:ubiquinone reductase (Na(+)-transporting) subunit E; protein product: MEHYINLFIQAAFIDNMALSFFLGMCTFLAVSKKVSTAFGLGIAVIVVMMLAVPLNQIIYVNILAPGALAWAGFAELNLSYLQLITFIGVIAALVQILEMFLDRYIPTLYQSLGIFLPLLTVNCAIFAGVIFMANRDYNFTESVVFAAGSAVGWAMAIVLLAGLRERMKFHAIPDGLQGIGITFITTGLMALGFMSFAGITL